In one Anaerolineae bacterium genomic region, the following are encoded:
- a CDS encoding DUF4292 domain-containing protein, translated as MKYAIILFAAGFFLSACSGISGMKSSVPEDLHEASNLLLSLKSKNNELKTFKGTGKVTFWGKGKKGLISNIALVGSEPDKIRFVMRSLSGQPVASLACDGTWLYFLSYIDDQRFYKKPSQNSTLKKFISIPIRSRDIVSILAGRIPVAEHDSAMIKKNRSRDGYLLVLKKDWENVVEKIYLDETKTTVRKIEMFDLNGLLLYQAEFIGMQNINSYLVPSRLFFSGANGDGFQLNINRYWADASISPSVFVLTPAP; from the coding sequence ATGAAATATGCGATTATTCTTTTTGCCGCTGGTTTTTTTCTTTCCGCATGCAGCGGCATTTCAGGGATGAAATCATCGGTTCCCGAAGATTTACATGAAGCCTCAAATCTGCTTTTATCCCTGAAAAGTAAAAACAATGAGCTAAAAACATTCAAGGGCACAGGAAAGGTCACTTTTTGGGGAAAAGGTAAAAAAGGGCTTATCTCCAATATCGCATTGGTCGGATCAGAGCCTGATAAAATCAGGTTTGTGATGCGCAGCCTTTCCGGGCAACCGGTTGCCAGTCTTGCATGCGATGGCACGTGGCTCTATTTTCTATCGTATATTGATGATCAGCGTTTTTATAAAAAACCTTCCCAAAATTCCACCCTGAAAAAATTCATTTCAATCCCGATCAGATCCCGCGACATTGTTTCAATTTTAGCCGGCCGGATTCCGGTTGCTGAACATGATTCTGCAATGATTAAAAAAAACAGATCCAGGGATGGATATCTCCTTGTTTTAAAAAAGGATTGGGAGAATGTTGTTGAGAAGATATACCTTGATGAAACCAAGACAACTGTGCGAAAAATCGAGATGTTTGATCTAAACGGCTTATTGTTGTACCAGGCAGAGTTTATCGGCATGCAAAATATTAACAGCTATCTTGTCCCATCCCGGCTTTTTTTTTCAGGCGCAAATGGAGACGGGTTTCAGCTTAATATCAACAGATACTGGGCAGATGCTTCAATTTCGCCGTCAGTATTTGTTTTGACTCCAGCTCCGTGA
- a CDS encoding tetratricopeptide repeat protein, whose product MRAYFLKPILCIMAVLLSSGCALHIKTVEPVAKKPPDTYKSDGSYYYYVESQLQIRMGNPDKAVLYLIKAIERDPDSLYLRRDLANLYFIRKERGKALSVIEEALKKDPENIATLIMYGRIKQDLKHIYDAEKAYKKVIAADPKEKNTYLLLGSLYIEEGNLTEALRVYERLIENFPGSYTGHFFMGKIYAEQGDLLNAEKEFKKTLELRPELEEPQLELINLYKKTGKDENIIQVFEDILERNPKNIWAAIELGYYYYKNGMQEESENLLKELGAKSLSDTDIIVKVIQIYLNKKKYDEALIVLNGMLKGASDSSDINYVMGAVCDGKKDNTAAIMHFKKVMPDSRFYREAVINIAFLYQNQGKIKDAIIYLNDIIKNNPDDSELMLYLGTFYEETKEYENAEKTLKQALEIDLDNSNLHFRLGIVYDKWGRKDDSIKEMKAVISLDPKNANALNYLGYTYADLGKNLDEAERLIKEALKYKPDDGYIIDSLGWVYFKKGDFKKAIKYLEKAVGLVPDDPAILEHLGDAHIKTDNRANALKFYKRSLLNKKDDKTELEKKIQELNQEAGGIRD is encoded by the coding sequence ATGAGAGCTTATTTTTTAAAACCGATCCTTTGCATTATGGCTGTCCTGCTATCTTCAGGCTGCGCTTTGCATATTAAGACGGTAGAGCCGGTTGCAAAAAAACCGCCCGATACATATAAATCTGATGGATCCTATTATTACTATGTAGAGTCACAGTTGCAAATAAGAATGGGCAATCCGGATAAAGCTGTTTTATATCTCATAAAAGCAATAGAAAGGGATCCGGATTCTTTATATTTGCGAAGAGATCTCGCCAATCTTTATTTTATTCGGAAAGAAAGGGGAAAAGCATTAAGCGTCATAGAAGAGGCGCTGAAAAAAGATCCTGAAAACATTGCAACCCTTATTATGTACGGAAGGATAAAGCAGGATTTAAAACATATTTATGATGCGGAAAAAGCCTATAAAAAGGTTATTGCTGCTGATCCAAAAGAAAAAAACACCTATTTATTGCTTGGCAGTCTTTATATTGAAGAGGGCAACCTGACTGAAGCTTTGCGGGTATATGAGCGCCTGATTGAGAATTTTCCCGGTTCATATACGGGCCATTTTTTTATGGGAAAGATTTATGCAGAGCAGGGAGATTTGTTAAATGCTGAAAAAGAATTCAAAAAAACATTAGAGCTCAGACCCGAACTTGAAGAACCGCAATTGGAATTGATAAACCTGTATAAAAAGACAGGAAAGGATGAAAATATTATTCAGGTATTCGAGGATATTCTGGAGAGAAATCCAAAAAATATATGGGCTGCCATTGAGCTTGGCTATTATTATTACAAAAACGGGATGCAAGAGGAATCTGAAAACTTATTAAAGGAGCTTGGCGCAAAGAGTTTATCTGATACGGATATTATAGTTAAGGTTATTCAGATATATCTGAATAAAAAGAAATATGACGAGGCATTGATTGTTTTAAATGGCATGTTAAAAGGCGCTTCTGACAGCTCGGATATAAATTATGTTATGGGCGCAGTCTGTGACGGCAAGAAAGATAATACGGCAGCCATCATGCATTTTAAAAAGGTGATGCCTGATTCAAGGTTTTATCGGGAGGCTGTTATTAATATCGCCTTTTTATACCAGAACCAGGGAAAGATTAAGGACGCTATAATTTATTTAAATGATATTATTAAAAATAATCCTGACGATTCTGAGCTTATGCTCTATCTCGGCACATTTTATGAGGAAACCAAAGAATATGAAAATGCGGAAAAAACGCTTAAACAGGCTCTTGAAATCGATTTAGACAACAGCAATCTCCATTTTCGCCTGGGAATTGTTTATGACAAGTGGGGCAGAAAAGATGATTCAATAAAAGAGATGAAGGCCGTGATAAGTCTTGACCCGAAAAATGCCAATGCATTGAACTATCTTGGTTATACTTATGCTGATTTGGGAAAAAATCTTGATGAGGCCGAACGTCTAATCAAGGAGGCATTAAAATACAAGCCTGACGACGGCTACATTATAGACAGCCTTGGATGGGTATATTTTAAAAAAGGGGATTTCAAAAAGGCAATAAAATATCTGGAAAAGGCGGTCGGTCTGGTTCCTGACGATCCTGCCATACTGGAGCACTTAGGAGATGCCCACATAAAAACAGACAACAGGGCAAATGCTCTTAAATTTTACAAGCGGTCTCTTTTAAACAAGAAAGATGATAAAACCGAACTTGAAAAGAAGATACAGGAGTTAAATCAGGAGGCTGGGGGTATCAGGGATTAG
- a CDS encoding RNA polymerase factor sigma-32, with amino-acid sequence MNIDIKKENKEKSPGNSLVKFDPLQRYLSEIGKYKLLTRDQERELGIRVQEHDDSEAAYNLVTSNLRLVVKIALEFQRVWMQNLLDLIQEGNIGLMQAVRKFDPYKNVKFSYYASFWIKAYILKFIMDNWRLVKIGTTQGQRKLFFKLKKEKQKLIEEGFDPKPKLLSERLGVSEREIVDMDQRLDGWDISLDAPLKDDTDTERIEILKMPSRSVEEEMAKKEIESLLHNKIVKFREKLTKRELEIFELRIFSDSPVTLQEIGDRYGISRERVRQVEKNVIKKIKEYFKQELPDLKSYID; translated from the coding sequence ATGAATATTGATATAAAAAAAGAAAATAAAGAGAAAAGCCCGGGCAACTCTCTTGTCAAGTTTGATCCTCTTCAGCGATATTTGTCTGAGATAGGCAAATACAAGCTGTTAACCAGGGATCAGGAAAGAGAGCTTGGAATAAGGGTTCAGGAGCATGATGATTCGGAAGCGGCTTATAATTTAGTGACTTCAAACCTCAGGCTTGTTGTAAAGATAGCTCTGGAGTTTCAGCGTGTATGGATGCAGAATCTTTTAGATCTGATCCAGGAAGGAAATATAGGGCTTATGCAGGCTGTAAGAAAATTTGATCCTTACAAGAATGTTAAGTTCTCATATTATGCCTCTTTCTGGATAAAGGCATATATTCTCAAATTTATCATGGATAACTGGCGTCTTGTTAAAATCGGCACCACGCAAGGGCAGCGAAAACTTTTTTTTAAGCTGAAAAAGGAAAAACAAAAACTGATTGAAGAGGGTTTTGATCCAAAACCAAAGCTGCTTTCAGAAAGACTGGGTGTATCTGAGCGGGAAATCGTGGATATGGACCAGAGGCTTGATGGCTGGGATATATCTCTGGATGCCCCTTTAAAGGATGATACAGATACTGAAAGAATAGAGATTCTGAAGATGCCGTCCAGATCTGTGGAAGAAGAGATGGCAAAAAAGGAGATAGAATCGCTTCTTCATAATAAAATTGTGAAATTCAGAGAAAAATTGACAAAAAGAGAGCTTGAAATATTTGAGTTGCGCATTTTTTCAGATTCACCTGTTACTCTGCAGGAAATCGGTGACCGTTACGGCATATCAAGGGAACGTGTTCGCCAGGTTGAAAAGAATGTAATAAAGAAAATAAAGGAATATTTTAAGCAGGAACTACCTGACCTTAAATCTTATATTGATTAA
- a CDS encoding nucleoside-diphosphate sugar epimerase/dehydratase produces MKIRLLYKNFLVILIIDILLLIGSFYAAHLVRFDFVIDAKTLQAFKKILPLILIAKFVCFYFFDLYRGMWRYTSIADLINIIKAATIASLLIISIILFKTRFEGFARSVFVIDWCFTILFISAFRLSVRLYFEHFGNDKFWNVIKQILSSPFIKKVSSRKRLLIIGAGDCAEKIFRELRDNARLKYNVVGFLDDNPVKIGKKIHGIPVLGCIKDIKAVAKQARVDETLIAISSATSRQMRTIVAHCKESGIAFKTVPGMGELIDGRVTINAIREVAYRDLLGREAILLDEEQIGAHINGQCVMVTGAGGSIGSELCRQICRFRPKLVMLYEIAESPLCEIELELKQSFSNVIVVPLLADIQDKHELEKAIEAYKPQMIFHAAAYKHVPMLELQPWKAVENNIAGSANLINAAKKFNVKRFVFVSTDKAVRPTNVMGASKRVAEMLTQSCNGLSTSATEFIIVRFGNVVGSVGSVVPLFKKQIEKGGPVTVTHPDVTRYFMTIPEASQLILQAGAMGKGGEILLLDMGVPIKIDDMARDLIRLSGFEPDEDIMINYIGLRPGEKLYEELITKGEGIVPTKHKKIMILKGDECNLTILNNKIKELINLAKDQDEKGIKTKLQEVVPEYTPQF; encoded by the coding sequence ATGAAAATCAGACTGCTTTATAAAAATTTTCTTGTTATTCTAATAATAGATATTCTTCTATTGATCGGCTCTTTCTATGCCGCCCACCTTGTGCGATTTGATTTTGTTATTGATGCTAAAACATTACAGGCATTCAAGAAGATATTACCCCTTATATTGATAGCCAAGTTTGTCTGTTTTTATTTTTTTGACCTGTATCGCGGCATGTGGCGCTATACAAGCATTGCTGATCTGATAAATATCATCAAGGCAGCAACCATAGCCTCTCTCCTTATTATTAGTATTATTCTTTTTAAAACCAGGTTTGAAGGCTTTGCCCGTTCGGTTTTTGTTATTGACTGGTGTTTTACGATTCTTTTTATTTCCGCATTCAGACTGAGCGTCCGCTTGTATTTTGAGCATTTCGGCAACGATAAATTCTGGAACGTTATAAAACAGATTCTTTCGAGCCCCTTTATAAAAAAAGTGTCGAGCAGAAAGAGGCTGCTTATTATCGGCGCCGGCGACTGCGCGGAAAAAATATTCAGAGAATTAAGGGATAATGCGCGGCTTAAATATAATGTGGTTGGATTCCTTGACGATAATCCGGTAAAGATTGGGAAAAAAATCCACGGTATTCCGGTGCTTGGTTGCATAAAAGATATCAAGGCGGTTGCAAAGCAGGCAAGGGTTGATGAAACCCTTATAGCAATTTCGTCAGCCACCTCAAGGCAGATGCGAACCATTGTGGCCCATTGCAAGGAAAGTGGCATTGCGTTTAAGACCGTACCCGGCATGGGAGAGCTGATTGATGGAAGGGTGACAATAAACGCGATTCGAGAGGTGGCTTACAGAGATCTGCTGGGACGGGAAGCAATCTTGCTGGACGAGGAACAGATAGGCGCTCACATCAATGGGCAGTGCGTTATGGTAACCGGAGCGGGCGGTTCCATCGGTTCTGAACTCTGCAGGCAGATCTGCAGGTTTCGACCAAAACTGGTTATGCTTTATGAGATAGCCGAAAGCCCTTTGTGTGAAATTGAGCTGGAGCTTAAACAGAGTTTCAGTAATGTAATAGTCGTGCCTTTACTGGCGGATATTCAGGATAAACATGAGCTTGAAAAAGCAATTGAAGCTTACAAGCCTCAGATGATTTTTCATGCTGCCGCATACAAACATGTACCTATGCTTGAATTGCAACCCTGGAAGGCAGTGGAGAACAATATCGCGGGCAGCGCAAATCTGATAAATGCCGCAAAAAAGTTTAATGTTAAACGGTTTGTTTTTGTGTCAACCGATAAAGCAGTGAGGCCGACAAATGTCATGGGGGCTTCAAAGCGGGTGGCTGAAATGCTGACGCAGAGTTGTAATGGATTGAGTACGTCCGCGACAGAATTTATTATTGTTCGATTCGGCAATGTTGTTGGAAGTGTCGGCAGCGTGGTGCCTCTTTTCAAAAAGCAGATAGAAAAGGGAGGCCCTGTTACAGTTACGCATCCTGATGTTACCCGCTATTTTATGACTATTCCTGAAGCAAGCCAGCTTATTTTGCAGGCCGGCGCCATGGGCAAGGGAGGAGAAATATTGCTGCTGGACATGGGTGTGCCGATTAAGATTGACGATATGGCAAGAGATCTGATCCGTCTTTCCGGATTTGAGCCTGATGAGGATATCATGATTAATTATATCGGGCTCAGGCCTGGAGAAAAACTTTATGAGGAATTGATTACCAAAGGAGAGGGCATTGTACCGACAAAGCATAAAAAGATTATGATTCTTAAGGGAGATGAGTGTAATCTGACGATTTTAAATAATAAAATAAAGGAATTGATTAATCTTGCCAAAGATCAGGACGAGAAAGGCATAAAGACAAAATTGCAGGAGGTTGTGCCGGAGTATACCCCGCAGTTTTAA
- the elyC gene encoding envelope biogenesis factor ElyC, translated as MFLFKKIVAPLLFPLSIILEILILGIFLLWFTRRQKAGKVLVFIGALLLGLLSYSSMSDICLKPLEYKYPPVMDLHQFSDVKWIVVLGGGHNSDPKLPVTGQIGDSSLSRLLEGVRIHKKLPESRLILSGSGVYDPVSNASVMAGVAKVMGIGADKLILEELSKDTKDQARLIHKIVGDERFILVTSASHMPRSMALFRKPGMKPIPAPTDYMVKESRGISPNIFFPNADSLRKMERVFYEYLGLGWAWLRGQIN; from the coding sequence ATGTTTTTATTTAAGAAAATAGTTGCGCCGTTATTGTTTCCATTATCGATTATTCTTGAAATTCTGATACTTGGGATTTTTCTGCTCTGGTTTACCCGCAGGCAAAAGGCCGGGAAAGTCCTTGTTTTTATCGGCGCTCTTTTACTTGGCCTGTTAAGCTACAGCAGCATGTCTGATATCTGTTTGAAGCCGCTGGAATATAAATACCCTCCTGTTATGGATTTACATCAATTTTCTGATGTTAAATGGATAGTTGTTTTAGGTGGCGGCCATAATTCAGACCCAAAGTTACCTGTAACCGGCCAAATAGGGGATTCCTCTCTTTCCCGCTTGCTGGAAGGTGTTAGAATTCACAAGAAACTTCCGGAAAGCAGGTTAATATTATCAGGTAGCGGGGTGTATGATCCAGTATCTAATGCCTCGGTAATGGCGGGCGTAGCTAAGGTTATGGGGATAGGGGCCGATAAGCTCATTCTGGAGGAGCTTTCAAAAGACACTAAAGATCAGGCACGGTTAATTCACAAAATAGTTGGGGATGAAAGATTCATATTAGTAACATCCGCTTCGCATATGCCACGCTCAATGGCTCTTTTCCGAAAACCGGGCATGAAGCCGATACCTGCTCCAACAGATTACATGGTTAAAGAAAGCCGGGGAATCAGCCCGAATATTTTCTTTCCAAATGCGGACAGTCTTCGCAAGATGGAGAGGGTGTTTTATGAATATCTGGGCCTGGGGTGGGCATGGCTTAGAGGGCAGATAAATTAG
- a CDS encoding TIGR02757 family protein, with protein MSLIINKEILDELYARYNRREFVHPDPLEFLYNYKDVRDREIVGLVASSLAYGRVAQILKSVSSVFEHMPFPSRFLRHASRESLLKIFEGFKHRFTTGEDLAIMLFGIKRVIERYGSLHACFATYLTDDHDTILPALSGFVKELTVESDGRRNSLLPSPAMGSACKRLNLFLRWMVRQDEVDPGGWDNIPASMLIIPLDTHMHRICRSLKLTERKQADMRAATEITAAFRTIVSEDPVKYDFALTRLGIRKDTDLDAFLKQWKRKEGIGKRIEENVFI; from the coding sequence ATGTCGCTAATAATAAATAAAGAAATACTTGATGAGCTATACGCGCGGTATAACCGGCGTGAGTTTGTCCACCCTGACCCGCTTGAGTTCCTATACAATTATAAGGATGTTCGTGACCGGGAGATAGTGGGGCTTGTCGCCTCTTCGCTTGCTTACGGCAGGGTTGCTCAGATACTGAAAAGCGTTTCCTCTGTTTTTGAACACATGCCGTTTCCATCGAGATTTTTGAGGCATGCTTCACGTGAATCGCTCCTCAAGATATTTGAAGGTTTTAAACACAGGTTTACCACCGGAGAGGATCTCGCTATAATGCTCTTCGGAATCAAGCGCGTTATCGAGCGATACGGTTCTCTTCACGCGTGTTTTGCAACTTATCTGACCGATGATCACGATACGATTCTTCCGGCGCTTTCAGGCTTTGTGAAGGAATTGACTGTCGAGTCTGACGGGAGGCGCAACAGCCTCCTGCCTTCACCGGCAATGGGAAGCGCGTGCAAGAGACTGAATCTTTTCCTCCGTTGGATGGTAAGGCAAGACGAGGTGGATCCTGGAGGATGGGACAATATTCCGGCTTCCATGCTGATAATTCCTCTTGATACCCATATGCATAGAATTTGCCGCTCGCTCAAATTAACAGAGCGAAAGCAGGCAGACATGCGCGCCGCTACGGAGATAACAGCCGCGTTCAGAACGATTGTCTCTGAGGATCCTGTCAAGTATGATTTCGCTCTCACACGGCTGGGGATTCGGAAGGACACGGACCTGGACGCATTTTTGAAACAATGGAAGAGGAAAGAGGGAATAGGAAAGAGGATAGAGGAAAATGTTTTTATTTAA
- a CDS encoding HEAT repeat domain-containing protein — protein MGSRVLKRKVLDLLGHDDFERALDELCRLPGRQVVNPLFSFLCHTDQKIKWRAVTAMGVIVANLAEKDMESGRVVMRRLMWMLNDESGGIGWGAPEAMAEIMACHEGLAKEYVHILISYMREEAGFLEYELLQRGVIWGAGRLAQARSALMLAKDAGIYLGPYLESKDATVRGLAVWVMGLLGADISRAKLEGFLSDNAEVEIYLNRKLVVCRVSDLAKVSCR, from the coding sequence TTGGGTAGTCGGGTCCTCAAACGCAAGGTTTTAGACCTTCTCGGTCATGACGATTTTGAGCGGGCATTGGATGAATTGTGTCGTTTGCCGGGTCGTCAAGTGGTTAATCCACTTTTTTCTTTTCTTTGCCATACCGATCAGAAAATAAAATGGCGTGCTGTCACGGCCATGGGCGTAATTGTTGCGAATCTGGCAGAAAAGGATATGGAGTCCGGCCGTGTTGTAATGCGCCGGCTCATGTGGATGCTCAACGACGAGTCAGGCGGCATCGGCTGGGGTGCTCCTGAAGCCATGGCTGAAATCATGGCCTGTCATGAGGGCCTTGCCAAAGAATACGTCCACATACTTATTTCCTATATGCGGGAGGAGGCCGGCTTTCTCGAGTATGAACTATTGCAGCGTGGTGTGATCTGGGGTGCAGGGAGATTGGCGCAGGCGAGATCAGCTCTAATGCTGGCAAAAGATGCCGGAATCTACCTTGGGCCGTATCTTGAATCCAAGGATGCTACGGTAAGAGGGCTGGCTGTATGGGTGATGGGGTTGCTTGGAGCCGACATATCCCGTGCAAAGCTTGAAGGCTTTTTGAGTGATAACGCCGAAGTTGAAATCTATCTGAATCGCAAGCTGGTTGTTTGCCGTGTGAGCGACCTGGCCAAGGTCTCATGTCGCTAA
- a CDS encoding flavin reductase family protein: protein MEPETFHKLSYGMYVVSSKKGKRFNGQIANTVFQITSKPPMVAVSINKHNLTHDFILESKLFSVSILSVETPMKFIGHFGFKSGREIDKFESVAYKIGATGTPIVLENSIGYLEAEIINSLDMITHVVFMGKVVDAQILKDGEPMTYAYYREIKGGKAPKAAPTYIG from the coding sequence ATGGAGCCTGAGACATTTCACAAACTTAGTTATGGAATGTATGTTGTAAGTTCAAAAAAAGGTAAAAGGTTTAATGGGCAGATTGCCAATACGGTTTTTCAAATAACGTCAAAACCTCCCATGGTCGCTGTAAGCATAAATAAGCATAATTTGACCCACGACTTTATTCTTGAAAGCAAACTGTTCTCGGTTTCGATACTTTCCGTGGAAACCCCTATGAAATTTATCGGCCATTTTGGATTCAAGTCCGGCCGGGAGATCGACAAGTTTGAAAGCGTGGCTTACAAGATCGGAGCCACCGGTACGCCCATAGTCCTGGAGAACTCCATCGGATACTTAGAAGCAGAAATTATCAATTCTCTTGATATGATAACGCATGTTGTGTTTATGGGGAAGGTGGTTGACGCTCAAATTCTTAAAGATGGAGAACCCATGACCTATGCCTATTATCGCGAAATAAAAGGCGGAAAGGCGCCAAAGGCAGCTCCAACATACATTGGGTAG
- a CDS encoding peroxiredoxin translates to MRKKRNLILAFGFTVIFFLSAGVYDYSYGISDAYKGNIYNPGMLKPTDSVQKVRVGDRAPDFTLPSVSEGRISLGDYSGKKNVVLSFVPAAWTPVCSDQWPGYNIVKSIFDDHDTILLGITVDNIPTLFAWTNQMGDLWFPVLSDFWHHGAVADKYGVLRSDGVSERSLFVIDKKGIIRYIDVHNINKRPRLEDLVKALEGLEK, encoded by the coding sequence ATGAGAAAGAAGAGAAATCTAATTTTGGCATTTGGGTTCACAGTAATTTTTTTCTTAAGCGCCGGTGTGTATGACTATTCCTACGGTATTTCAGATGCCTACAAGGGGAATATTTATAATCCTGGAATGCTGAAACCCACAGACAGTGTGCAAAAGGTTAGAGTAGGGGATCGAGCGCCCGACTTCACGCTCCCGTCTGTTTCAGAAGGCAGGATTTCACTCGGCGATTATTCAGGGAAAAAGAATGTAGTTCTTTCCTTTGTCCCTGCTGCATGGACACCTGTCTGTTCGGATCAGTGGCCGGGCTACAATATTGTGAAAAGCATTTTTGACGATCATGACACTATTTTGCTTGGCATTACCGTAGACAATATTCCAACCCTGTTTGCATGGACCAATCAGATGGGGGATTTATGGTTTCCTGTGCTTTCCGACTTCTGGCACCACGGGGCCGTGGCCGACAAGTATGGGGTGTTACGTTCAGACGGAGTTTCAGAGCGGTCCCTGTTTGTCATAGATAAAAAAGGCATTATTCGTTACATCGATGTTCACAATATCAACAAGAGACCCCGCTTGGAGGATCTTGTAAAGGCTCTGGAGGGGCTGGAAAAATAA
- a CDS encoding TlpA disulfide reductase family protein: MKRTTTYFLTAFAIFAVMLTPRVLAATSPPPTGGVLPEITLSVPEVQAYRNYLGLSKGNFFKVPEIKGNVVIIEVFSMYCPFCQREAPNVNSLYRIIESNKNLKGKIKLIGIGAGNSSFEIEVFRGQYKIPFPLFADENFSIHKSLGDVRTPYFIGVKINEDGTHKVFYSKLGGFDKAETFLQMMLKLSGLK; encoded by the coding sequence ATGAAAAGAACAACAACTTATTTTTTAACAGCTTTTGCCATCTTTGCAGTGATGTTAACTCCCCGCGTCCTGGCAGCCACATCGCCGCCCCCAACCGGCGGCGTGCTGCCGGAAATAACCCTTTCCGTGCCCGAAGTACAGGCTTATAGAAACTATCTTGGCCTTTCCAAGGGTAATTTTTTCAAAGTACCGGAGATCAAGGGCAATGTGGTCATCATAGAAGTTTTCAGCATGTACTGCCCTTTTTGTCAGCGGGAGGCGCCTAACGTAAACAGCCTGTATCGCATAATAGAAAGCAACAAGAATCTAAAAGGCAAAATCAAATTGATTGGGATCGGGGCTGGAAATTCTTCCTTTGAAATCGAGGTCTTCAGGGGGCAATATAAAATCCCGTTCCCCCTTTTTGCAGATGAGAATTTCTCCATTCATAAGAGCCTGGGCGATGTAAGAACACCATACTTTATAGGTGTGAAAATCAATGAAGACGGAACCCATAAAGTCTTTTATTCCAAACTTGGGGGCTTTGACAAGGCTGAGACGTTTTTGCAAATGATGCTTAAATTGTCCGGATTAAAATAG